The following DNA comes from Candidatus Methylacidiphilum fumarolicum.
CTGATAGCTGGTTCTCCTCGAAATAGATTTAGGTCTAGCCTCATGTGCTGACCTGTGGGGGTAAAGCACTGAATGGACTAGGGCCCTTACCGGGGTACCGAATCCAATCAAACTCTGAATACCACAGGGTGGAACATGGGAGTAAGACGGTGGGGGATAAGCTTCATCGTCGAGAGGGAAACAACCCAGACCGCCAGCTAAGGTGCCAAAATGCAGCTAAGTGGAAAGGATGTGAAATTTCTTAGACAGTGAGGATGTTGGCTTAGAGGCAGCCATCATTTAAACAGTGCGTAATAGCTGACTCACCGAGAAATTTTGCGCCAAAAATGATTGGCGATTAAGCTGCATACCGAAGCTGCGGGTGTCGTTAAGACACGGTAGAGGAGCGTTCCAAACACTGTGAAGCGGGAGGGTAACCGACCGTGGAGTGTTTGGAAGTGAGAATGCAGACATGAGTAACGATAAGGCCGGTGAAAATCCGGCCCGCCGTAAACCCAAGGTTTCCTGGGGAAGGTTCGTCCTCCCAGGGTTAGTCGGGGACTAAGTTGAGGCCGAAGGGCGTAGACGATGTCAAGCTGGTTAATATTCCAGCACCACCGACATTTAACCGGATGGGACGCATTTCAAGAGAAAGGCGAGGTGCTGAAAGTCCTTGTCCCGCAAGGGGACCTGAGGGAGAAATCCTGAGGGGATCTTTCAAATGAAATGCCAAGAAAAGCTTCCGGGTAGACTAAGGTGCCCGTACCGGAAACCGACACAGGTGGGTGGGTAGAGTATACTCAGGCGCGTGAGTGAAATCTCTTTAAGGAACTCGGCAAATTAGCCCCGTAACTTCGGGAAAAGGGGTGCCTCCTGCAAAGGAGGTCGCAGTGAACAGCGCCAACCGACTGTTTAACAAAAACACAGCTCTCTGCAAAGTCGTGAAGACGACGTATAGGGAGTGACACGTGACCAATGCTGGAAGATTAAGGGGAGAAGTTAGCCCTCAAGGCGAAGCTTTGAACCCAAGTCCCAGCGAATGTCGGCCGTAACTATGACGGTCCTAAGGTAGCGAAATTCCTTGTCGGGTAAGTTCCGACCTGCACGAATCGTGTAACGAGTTGGCGACTGTCTCAAAGAGATGCTCAGTGAAATTATAGTGGCGGTGAAGATGCCGCCTACCCACAGTAGGACGGAAAGACCCCGTGCACCTTTACTGTACGCTGTTACTGGACTTCTGTTATGGTTGCTTAGCGTAGGTGGGAGACTGTGAAGCTTCCTTTTCGGAGGAAGCAGAGTCGCCAATGAAACACCACTCTTCCGTAACGGAAGTTCTAACCAAACTCTCTGAATCGAGATTTGGGACAATGACAGCTGGTCAGTTTGACTGGGGCGGTCTCCTCCTAAAAAGTAACGGAGGAGTTCTTAAGGTTCCCTCAGCACGGTTGGCAATCGTGCGTCGAGCGCATGGGTAGAAGGGAGCTTGACTGTAAGACCGACGGGTCGAGCAGGTACGAAAGTAGGACCAAGTGATCCGGTGGTTGAATGTGGAATCGCCATCGCTCATCGGACAAAAGGTACGCCGGGGATAACAGGCTGATCGAGCCCAAGAGTCCATATCGACGGCTCGGTTTGGCACCTCGATGTCGGCTCATCGCATCCTGGGGCTGGAGAAGGTCCCAAGGGTCCGTCTGTTCGCCGGTTAAAGCGGTACGCGAGCTGGGTTCAGAACGTCGTGAGACAGTTCGGTCCTTATCCACTGTGGGCGCTGGAGATCTGAGGGGTTCACTCCCTAGTACGAGAGGACCGGGAGTGACGGACCGCTGGTGTTCCGGTTGTGCCGTCAGGCGCAGCGCCGGGTAGCTATGTCCGGAAAGGATAAGCGCTGAAAGCATCTAAGCGCCAAGCCATTCCCAAGATGAGATCTCCCCATCAGGGCCGTGGTAGACTACCACGTTGATAGGCCGCGCGTGGAAGTGCAGTAATGCATGGAGCGGAGCGGTACTAATAGCCCGATTGGCTTGTAGTTCTCTAAGTGCTTAGGTCTTTTATTCTCAATTAACCTGCAGTTTTCAAAGAACGAAATTGGCCTCCAGACCTCTTCCTTTGTACACAAAGGAAGAGGTCTGGTGACCATAGAGACATGGAACCACCCGTTCCCATCCCGAACACGGAAGTGAAACATGTCTTCGCCGATGGTAGTGTACCGATAGGGTACGTGAGAGTAGGGCGTTGCCAGAAAAAAATCCCTTACTTTTTATAAGTAAGGGATTTTTTTTTGCACTTGGTGATGGAGCATAGGTCCCAAAGCCCTGGGCTTTTATTCCGTTTCAGATGCGGCTGAATGTATACGAGAAAAACAAAACATTGTTCTAGACTTGTGCTTAATTCTTGAGGTTATGGCTTGATAATTTTATTCTTCGTTTAGGACATTACATCTCGGAGGAGCATCTATAGAAGATACGTGAGCATTTTGAAAACGGCACCACTAGTTCGAAGATGAATATAGGGATGTTTATTCCTTTAAATCCTTCAACTTGTACTGAATGCACTACATTGGGTATAGGCTGTCCCCTATTCCCGCGACCTGATGATATGTGGGAGATCAGCTGGATGAGGTGGCTCATTTTAAATGCTCCCCCCCCCCAATGCGGATCTTCTGCTTCTATAAGTCAATTGCTTGGAAAGATGCAGACAGTTTGCATCTTGGTTATTTTAGATCCATAGCAATCCAAAATACTTGATATAAAGAGGCGATTTCCTACCATCTTTTCAAAAGAATAGGAAATTCCTGCATCTGCCTATCTGCCTAATTGCTTTATTTTATTGACTGAGGTGCATTTTATTTAAAAGAATTAACTAAATTTGATGAAAAGATAAAATTTATGAATTTTATCGATAATAATTTTAATAATTTTTTTAAAATAATCATAATGGTTGGGCTCGTTTTGTATTTTTGTGGATGCGTACATACCAATTATTTTCCTTATCATGGAGATGGGATACAAGAAGGGAAAGGGGGTGGGAAAAGGGTTATTCAGGGAGTTGAAGTTTGGTCTGATGGTCTTCCGAACCAAAAGTATAAGATTATTGGAGTTATTCATGATGAAAGAAGTGGTCTTTTTTCTTCTGGATTGATCAAGGATGTTGTTAAGAAAGCAAAGTCAATTGGTGCAGATGGCGTTATTGAATATCAGGCTTATGCAGTTGCTGCCAATCAATTAGCTGCAGCTGCGGCTGGTTTTGGCACAAACGCGATGTACTTTCCTCAATCCTATGGATCAACCATGGGAAGTTGGTTGCCCTATGCTGGACCAGCTTCTGCAGGGCTTTCTGGAGCACAAAGCGGACAGTCACGTTGGTGGGTATTTAAGTATGTTCGCTTGCAGAACAATAAGAAGGAGAAATAAATAAAAAACTTTTTTCTGCATAAAGAATGAAAAGTCTTCTAAAGAAAAGTCTATTGTTTTTTTTGCTTTTATTAGGGGTCTGGGCCTGTTCATCAACTAATTATATTCCTTATGAAGGAGGAGGAAGTCAAAAAGGGAAAGGAGCTTCAGTTCAGAAAATTAATGGCATTGATGTCTGGTATGATGGATTGCCTCCTCGGCCATACAAGATTATCGGAATCATTCATGATAGAAGAAGTGGCTTGAGAAAATCCTCTTTACTTAAAGATATTACCAAAAAGGCTAAAAAAATGGGAGCAGATGGCCTATTGGAATACCAAGCTTATGGTATTTTACCGGGCGGAGCAACCGCTGCCCTTGGATCTGCAGCCGGACAAGCCATATGGGTTGCAGGGGCTTATGGGGCAAGTGCAGCAACAGGCCCAGGGTTGTTCATTGCAGCCCCGGTTTTAATTGGTCTTTCTTCTGCAACTGGGGGGCAGTCCCGATGGTGGGTAATTAAATACTTGGCTAATTGATGTAAATTAGCTCTTTAATATGGATTAAAAATGAAATAATTTAATAAATTTAAAAAAATAAATCATATGAAAAAAGTACCAATTACTGTTGCTTATGGAGATGGCATTGGGCCGGAAATCATGGAGGCCACTTTAAAAGTCCTTTTTGCTGCTGGGGCTGAATTGGAAATTGAGACTATAGAAATTGGTCAAAAAATATATATGCAGGGAAACCTCACAGGGATCGATCCTTCAGCTTGGGAAAGTCTAAAAAGAACAAAAGTTTTTTTAAAGGCACCGATAACGACTCCTCAGGGAGGTGGCTTTAAAAGCTTGAATGTCACCTTTAGAAAAGCTTTTGGTCTTTTTGCAAATGTAAGGCCTTGTGTAGCTTATCATCCTTTTATTTTTACAAAACATCCAAAATTGGACTTAGTTATTGTCAGAGAAAACGAAGAGGATCTTTACAGTGGAATAGAACATAGACAGAGTATTGATTCCTATCAAGCCTTGAAAGTTTTGTCTTTTCAGGGAACCGAAAGAATTATTCGGTATGCTTTTGAATATGCTCGTTGCTTTCAAAGAAAGAAAGTGAGTTGTTTTACAAAGGATAATATCTTAAAAATTACAGATGGGATGTTTCATAAGGTTTTTGAAAGAGTTGGACAAGAATATCCAGATATTGAAAAGGAGCATTGGATTATTGATATTGGTTCAGCTAAACTCGCTGACAGCCCAGAATCCTTTGATGTAATTGTCTTGGCTAATCTCTATGGAGACATTCTATCCGATGTAGCCGTTCAGATTGCAGGATCTGTTGGCCTTGGTTCTTCGGCTAATATTGGTGATAGATATGCTATGTTTGAAGCTATTCATGGTTCTGCGCCTAGGAGAGCCGGACAGAATGTTGCCAATCCTTCTGGGCTTCTTTTGGCCGCTGTTCAAATGCTTATTCACATTGGACAAAATGCGGTTGCTGATCGCGTCTACAATGCTTGGCTTAGGACCATAGAGGAAGGCATTCATACTTATGACATTTTTAGAGAAGGGGTCAGTAGAAAAAAAGTCGGAACAAAAGAATTTTCCGATCAAATTATCCAAAATTTAGGGAAAGAACCGGAGGTCTTAAAACCTTTTTGTTCCACTAAATTTAAAGAAAATCCTAAAACAAATTTTTCTATTGTTCTACCTCAAGAGAAAAAAGAGTTAGTTGGAGTAGATGTTTTTGTTGAATATTCTTCTGATCCTGCTCAATTAGCAGGCCATTTAAAGGACTGTTCTGAATCGCTTATTTTGGAATCGATTGCGAATAGAGGAATGTCAGTATGGCCTGCTTGCTTTGAGGAAGCTTTACTGGCTGGCCCCTATCAATGCCGTTTTATTAAAAATAAAGAAAATAATTCAACCATTTCTCATGGGGATGTTGTTAGACTTTTGGATAGAATCCAGAAAATTGGATTGGAATTCACTAAAACAGAGTTATTGTATACTTTTAATGGAATGGAAGGATATTCTCGTAGCCAGGGAGAATAAAGAAGCAGCCAGGCTCTTATAGAAAAATAGAGCTGTATTGCCCGGTGGTGTAATGGTAGCACAGAGGTCTTTGGAGCCTTTAGTCATGGTTCGAGTCCATGCCGGGCAGCCAAAAAGGATGTATGAGACTGGGTATTTCAACAAGTGTCTTTTGCGACCGGCCGATTTTTGAAGCTTTACCTTTAATTGCTAAAGAAAAATTCGAAGTCGTTGAAATTTGGTCTTCTCCAGACTCTCAATTACAATATACCCATTTTGATGTCCGAAATCTCAAAGAACTTGAGGAGCTTAAAACTCAACTTGCAGCCTTTAATTTAAAGGCGATTAGTTTGCACAGTCCCTTTTATCCTTCCTTTGATCTTTCTCATCCAGATCCTTCTATCCAAGAAGAATCTATAAATGTGACTGTAGCTGCGGCTAAGGCATTAAAGGAAATTGGCGGAGAAATTCTTGTGGTGCATCCTTCTGGGGTTGAAAAAAATCAGTTTTCTGAATTAACAGAGGAAAATAAGAGACTTGAGTTGATTAGAAAAAATATTGGAATCATTTATCAATATACCCATAAATTAGGTGTCATTTTAGCTTTAGAAACTTTATTGCCTCAATTCCTTGGATCGAATTTAGACTTTCTCTTTCATCTTGTTTCTTCTTTTCCAGAAGATGTGGGAATTTGTTTCGATACAGGGCATGTTTTATTAAACCATCAAGCAGACATTGATTTACAATATAAAAAAATCGCTAAGAGAGTGGTCTCTTTGCATATTCAGGATACTTTAGGCCAGCATGATGACCATCTTGTCCCTGGGGATGGAATAATCAATTGGCAAAACTTTATTGAGGCTTTGGAAGAAGAAAAATTTAAAGGGGATTTTCTTCTAGAAATTAATGGTTTATCTTTTAAAGATAATCCAGAAGCTTTATTGCAAAAAGCAAGGCTTCAGAGTCTTGAAAAAATAAAGGGGAAAAGAGTAAAGAATCTTTAAGACCTCTTTCTCTTTTATGACCGACTTACAGCGGAAAGCTGCGTATCAATTGCTTTTATTAACATCGGACTTACGTGCCATTCTTTTCCACGGGTATGGATTATTGTTCCATCATAGGTTTGTTGAAAAATTCTACCATTTTTAAATTTGACTTGGATTGTCGCATGAACTTCTGCTTCTTCTTGGGATGTCCATGGATTAATTGAAGGCATGTCTACGTAATTGACAACGATTTGGTGGCCTACTATATTTAGCTTTTTGCTATTTTCTGGATTGAAAAGGTCTTGTTCAAAGGCAGCACGCGCATTCTTTTTCCCTGGACCTGTTACAGAACCATACTGCCAGAGATAAACGGCTTGATCACACCCTCCAAAAATGAATATAGGCAGAAGCAATGCCAGCCCCAAGGAAAGAATTTGTTTTTTGATAGTACCAGACTTCATTTTAACTCTTAAAAGTATTGAATAATGGAATGTTTTTAAAAAGTAAAAAATTGAAGAAGAGTTTCTTTTTTGATGAAGGTTTTAGTTTCAATCGATTGCCCATAAGAAGAAAATTTATGATCTTTTTGTTTGATCTATAAGTTGCTTGATTTTTTTTAGCTTACTACCAAATTCTGGTTCTTCGAGATAATCCATTATGGGTTTTTCTAATCTATCTTTCCAATTGTCTTCAGGTTTTGAACCAGGATGATTGAATTGAAGCTCTATTCCTAAAAGATCGCTAATAGTAAAAACGACAAGCCAGCAGGGAGAATATAAAAGAGTTTCAATAAATCTGAGATGGATTCGTGAGTCATAATGGTTTGGAAGCTCGGAAATATTCCATCCAAGAAAATCAGCAATTCTTTGTAGCTCTCTCCTCTCTTGGCTATTAGGATCTTGAACAGCTCTATGACAGAGGCGATTGTATTGAAGCATCAAAGGAGGATGATCGTGGGTAGCATAAGTGGCGACCGATAGTGCAGGATAGTGTGTTATTGGCTTAAAGGAATAGTCAGAAAGCCTTTCGAACATCGGAATTGTAAAACCCGGAATCCCCATTTTTTGTAAAAGAGGTCTAACGTATCGAGGGACTAAACCAAGATCTTCAGCAATGACTATTTCATTTTTTGCGGTTTCGAGGATCACACTTAGTATTTTTTTTCCCTGATTTTCATTAACAAGGGCAGACGCATCTGGTTCATCAGGACCAGGGAAAAATCGTGGAAGCTTTCCTCCAGTTTTTAATTTTACTTCTTCGATAGAGAGCGGAAGAAATTCATTATTTTGCTCTGGGAACCAAGGAAAAGCATAGATCCGAAAAAATCCAAGAACATGATCTAGCCGAAAAGCATGGAAAATTTTTGTTGTTTGGAGGATCCTTCTCTTCCACCAACGAAAAGATTCGGCTTCATGATTTTCCCACCGATACAAAGGGAAGCCCCAATTTTGTCCCCATTTCTTTACAAACTCATCTCCTTGGAAAAAAGTTTCTGGTGGCGCCCCACAACTCCATTGACAATCAAAAAGTTCCTGACTAGCCCATACATCTGAACTGTATCTGTTAATGCCATAGGGAATATCTCCCATCAGTTTTATGTTTTTGGAATCAGCATATTCTCTTACTTGTTTCCATTGAGTGTGAGCAACCCATTGAATAAAGGAATAAAAACGGCGTTTTTCTAAAATCCACTTTTGATCTTTTTGTCTTTTAAGCCATTCGATGGCGTTTTCATAAGTTTTTATTTCCTCTGGCCAATCGTTCCAATGTGTATCTCCAGCATTTTCATCCACAAGAAACCTAAAAAGAGTGTATGTAGAAAGCCAATCTTGGTTACTTTTACAAAAATGGATAAATTCCTTTTTCTTGACGAGATGAGAGGAAGCAATGAATCTATAAAAGGCTTTTTCGAAAAGTTTTTTTTTGATCGATTTTACGGTCTTATAGTCAATAAATTGACCTTCAAGCCTTTCTTTTTCTAAATTCGAAAATTTTAAATCTTCTGAACTAAGTCCAGGAATAAAATCAGGCTCCATAGTAACGAGCATGGGATCGTAAGCAATGGAACTTAAAGCATTGTAGGGGCTATTGTCTTCGCTAGTCTCATTTATTGGAAGGATTTGTAAGTAATTTATATGCATCCGCTTACAAAAATCGATTGTGGAAAGCACTGCTTTGGTATCACCAATTCCCAAATCGTTTTCTCTCCTTAATGAAAAGACCGGGGCAAGAAGTCCCACCCGTTTTTCATCTATATTGATTGGTTGCATAGAAAAAGTAAAAAAGTTTGTAAGGGCGAAAGGACAAAAGATAAAATGCCTTCAATTTAATTGTGTTAGAATACAATTCTTTTTGAATAGAAACAAAAAAATTCAACGTCCCTTTTAGGGACTTTTAGAACGACAAAATTTGAGACCAGATAAACAAAGGGGTTGGGGAAGGTTTTTAACAAGGAGAAGGAATTTAAAATTTTCTCCCATGAAATGAGGATGAGAAAGCATAAAAAATTTTCTTATCCAGCTTTCTCTTTTTGGATTTTTAACAAGAAAAAGAGGGTCTCTAACACACATTTTTTCTAACAATCCCATGAAAAAATGATGTTGATTTAGCCATCCGATAGATTCGAGACCGCTTTCTTCAGCGGCTTTAAGAATTAAGCTAAAATTCAGATGTGTTGTAATGTCGCAATCGGCAGGAAAAAGTAGTGGATTGTCAAAAATTTGATGGTTTTTGTAGCACCGAAGAGTGCCATTAGAACGCCAGGGTGCAAAATATTCTTCTTTGGTTAAACCATAATCAATGATGAAAAATAAAGAAGAGGAGATTTTAGCACTGGCTTTTTTAATCCATTCCATTGCTTCTAGATGAATTTCTGTTGTGTACCCTTCTATTTTTGGAATGCCTAACTCGTCAATCATACATGCTAATTTACTATTTTCCTTAATCGGCTGATAGATAAAGCAAAGTTTATTTTCATGATTAATTCCGACATGGCTCTCCATCCACTTTCCCTTTTGAAAACTTATTCGTTTAACTGGCAGGCTGTCTAAAAATTCATTGGCGATAAGGATAGTAAAATCAGATAGAATGGGAAGTTCTTCCCATCCACTAATCCAAAAGAAACGGTCGGTAGTGCCGATTCGCTGATTAATCTCTTGTTGCTGTTGAAGTTGGTTATAAGAAAAAGGCTCAAGAAAAAGATAGGACAATTTTTTTGATAATTCCGATTCGTTTTTGTCCAACCAATCAACAATGTCACAGGCCAGTTCTCCTCCTCCAGCTCCTGTCTCGATAATCCATAGGGAGTCCGTTTTCCTCAACTGCTTCCAAACTTCAATGCATTGCATTGCAAGAAAATCACCAAATAGAGTTCCTACAGAAACACTTGTAAAAAAATCTCCGTTTTTCCCTATTCGTTTTTTTGTTCCTTGGACATAATAGCCGTACTTGGGATGCCCTAAATGTAAAGCCATATACTCGTTGAATGGCATAGGGCCTTTTTCCTTTATTATAGAGAAGATTTCAGAAAGAATGAACGACTGGCTTTTTTTTGCAGTTTTCATGAAATGAGAAAAAGAGAGAACATGATCCCCATGATTTTATTTTTGCAGGGTCTTGAACATTCTATAAAAACTGCGTAAAGCTTGAAATCCCATCCTATGTTCAAGTCTTAATCTTTCAAATTGCTTAAGCAAAAAAATAGCATCATCGTTAAAATAAAGCTTATCATGAACAGTTTCCCAAGGAGTAATTAAGCCAAGGTGTAGATATAAAGAAACAATTTCTAAATCTATGCCTGTTTCCTTGGACAAGGCTTCAAGAGAATAAAGTCTTATTTTTCCTTCACCCGATCCAAGAATGGAAAGGGAGAGAGGATTTTGGTCGTTTGTCTTTTCTTTAGGGTTCATTTTCTCTTAAAAGTGTTTCTTTTTGCTCAGCTGTTCCCAAAGTTTCTTTTCTTCATTGTTGACTGCTTGGGGTACGTTTATAGATATAACAGCGTAAAGATCCCCTCTTTTTTTCCCATCTAAGTAAGGAAGGCCCAGTCCTTTTAATCGAAGTTTGGTTCCAGATTTGCAACCCGCTGGTATTTTTAAATTGACTTTGCCTTCTAGTGTTGGAATCTGGACCGTTGAGCCTAATGCGGCATCCCATGGTGGAATTTCTAGATCATAATAAAGATCTTTTCCTTCTACCCTAAAAAAAGGATGCTTTGCATATTTAACTTTTAAAAAGAGATCTCCGGCTTTGCCATAGGCTGAAGGTTCTCCAAGTCCAGCTAGGCGGATCCTTTGTCCTTCCTCGATGCCAACAGGAATAGTTATTTGATAGGTATCTTTACGGTTTCCACCATTCGTAGGACGAGTGACAGTGATTTGTCGCACTGATCCGTGAAGCACTTCGTCAAGGTTGACCAAGATTTCAGCCGTTAAATCTCTCCCTTTTTGCTTCTTAAGCGATGTTTCTCCATTTTTATGGAACAAGTTTGAAAACAATCCACCAGGTTCAGAAAAAAACATCTCAAAAAAATCGCTAAACCCAGTGCCTCCAAAACTTGGTCCATACTCTCCTTGGTGTTCCCAACCTTTAGGATATGACCAGAAAGGAGGAACAAACTCTTCTTGGGTTCTATCCCAAGAAAGGAACATCTGATCATATTTTTTTCTTTTTTCTGGATCGCTAAGGACCTCATAAGCTTCGTTTATGTCTTTAAATTTTTCCTCGGCTGCTTTTTTGTCTTT
Coding sequences within:
- a CDS encoding 4-alpha-glucanotransferase; this translates as MQPINIDEKRVGLLAPVFSLRRENDLGIGDTKAVLSTIDFCKRMHINYLQILPINETSEDNSPYNALSSIAYDPMLVTMEPDFIPGLSSEDLKFSNLEKERLEGQFIDYKTVKSIKKKLFEKAFYRFIASSHLVKKKEFIHFCKSNQDWLSTYTLFRFLVDENAGDTHWNDWPEEIKTYENAIEWLKRQKDQKWILEKRRFYSFIQWVAHTQWKQVREYADSKNIKLMGDIPYGINRYSSDVWASQELFDCQWSCGAPPETFFQGDEFVKKWGQNWGFPLYRWENHEAESFRWWKRRILQTTKIFHAFRLDHVLGFFRIYAFPWFPEQNNEFLPLSIEEVKLKTGGKLPRFFPGPDEPDASALVNENQGKKILSVILETAKNEIVIAEDLGLVPRYVRPLLQKMGIPGFTIPMFERLSDYSFKPITHYPALSVATYATHDHPPLMLQYNRLCHRAVQDPNSQERRELQRIADFLGWNISELPNHYDSRIHLRFIETLLYSPCWLVVFTISDLLGIELQFNHPGSKPEDNWKDRLEKPIMDYLEEPEFGSKLKKIKQLIDQTKRS
- a CDS encoding class I SAM-dependent methyltransferase encodes the protein MPFNEYMALHLGHPKYGYYVQGTKKRIGKNGDFFTSVSVGTLFGDFLAMQCIEVWKQLRKTDSLWIIETGAGGGELACDIVDWLDKNESELSKKLSYLFLEPFSYNQLQQQQEINQRIGTTDRFFWISGWEELPILSDFTILIANEFLDSLPVKRISFQKGKWMESHVGINHENKLCFIYQPIKENSKLACMIDELGIPKIEGYTTEIHLEAMEWIKKASAKISSSLFFIIDYGLTKEEYFAPWRSNGTLRCYKNHQIFDNPLLFPADCDITTHLNFSLILKAAEESGLESIGWLNQHHFFMGLLEKMCVRDPLFLVKNPKRESWIRKFFMLSHPHFMGENFKFLLLVKNLPQPLCLSGLKFCRSKSP
- a CDS encoding MerR family transcriptional regulator, which produces MNPKEKTNDQNPLSLSILGSGEGKIRLYSLEALSKETGIDLEIVSLYLHLGLITPWETVHDKLYFNDDAIFLLKQFERLRLEHRMGFQALRSFYRMFKTLQK
- a CDS encoding sugar phosphate isomerase/epimerase family protein — protein: MRLGISTSVFCDRPIFEALPLIAKEKFEVVEIWSSPDSQLQYTHFDVRNLKELEELKTQLAAFNLKAISLHSPFYPSFDLSHPDPSIQEESINVTVAAAKALKEIGGEILVVHPSGVEKNQFSELTEENKRLELIRKNIGIIYQYTHKLGVILALETLLPQFLGSNLDFLFHLVSSFPEDVGICFDTGHVLLNHQADIDLQYKKIAKRVVSLHIQDTLGQHDDHLVPGDGIINWQNFIEALEEEKFKGDFLLEINGLSFKDNPEALLQKARLQSLEKIKGKRVKNL
- a CDS encoding NADP-dependent isocitrate dehydrogenase, translated to MKKVPITVAYGDGIGPEIMEATLKVLFAAGAELEIETIEIGQKIYMQGNLTGIDPSAWESLKRTKVFLKAPITTPQGGGFKSLNVTFRKAFGLFANVRPCVAYHPFIFTKHPKLDLVIVRENEEDLYSGIEHRQSIDSYQALKVLSFQGTERIIRYAFEYARCFQRKKVSCFTKDNILKITDGMFHKVFERVGQEYPDIEKEHWIIDIGSAKLADSPESFDVIVLANLYGDILSDVAVQIAGSVGLGSSANIGDRYAMFEAIHGSAPRRAGQNVANPSGLLLAAVQMLIHIGQNAVADRVYNAWLRTIEEGIHTYDIFREGVSRKKVGTKEFSDQIIQNLGKEPEVLKPFCSTKFKENPKTNFSIVLPQEKKELVGVDVFVEYSSDPAQLAGHLKDCSESLILESIANRGMSVWPACFEEALLAGPYQCRFIKNKENNSTISHGDVVRLLDRIQKIGLEFTKTELLYTFNGMEGYSRSQGE
- a CDS encoding DnaJ C-terminal domain-containing protein, with translation MKFKNYYETLGVDKNATQDEIRAAFRRLARIYHPDVAKDKKAAEEKFKDINEAYEVLSDPEKRKKYDQMFLSWDRTQEEFVPPFWSYPKGWEHQGEYGPSFGGTGFSDFFEMFFSEPGGLFSNLFHKNGETSLKKQKGRDLTAEILVNLDEVLHGSVRQITVTRPTNGGNRKDTYQITIPVGIEEGQRIRLAGLGEPSAYGKAGDLFLKVKYAKHPFFRVEGKDLYYDLEIPPWDAALGSTVQIPTLEGKVNLKIPAGCKSGTKLRLKGLGLPYLDGKKRGDLYAVISINVPQAVNNEEKKLWEQLSKKKHF